The sequence GACTCTAGGCTCAGTGGCCCTGATTGCTGACCGAAGGCCAAATAGCCTTTATCTGAAAGGTGCTTCAGCAAGGCCTCATCGTACTCGCCGTAGGTATGCGCATACATTTTTACCGCACGCCCTATTTCCTTTTGAATACGTTTTTGTGCAAAAGCAATTTCTGCTTCACGTCGTTGTTGCCAGCCACTCAACGATTCACCTTCTCGACGGCGTAAAAAATGCGGGTGGCTATCACTATGATTCGCAATAGTCACACCCCCTTTACTCATTTCACGTAATTGCGCCCAACTCATATACCGTGGGTTTTTCACGTCGTGCGGCTGACTATTCACGAAGACAGCGGCGGGCCACCCCCGCTTTTTTAACAATGGCCATGCATGCTCATAAATAGAACCGTAGCCATCATCAAAGGTTATGATCGCGGTCTTATCGGGCAAATGTGCACCGGTCTTTCGCGCCTCATCCAGCAATGCCGGTAGTGTTTCGATAGAGATAACAGAAAACTTTTCATTCTCCAAAAACTGTAAATGCTCGGCAAAAAGCGCCGGTGAAATACTGGTTGATGAGGGCGTTTCCGTCGATACATGGTGATACTGCAACACCACCAAACTAAAAGCACTACCGCTGAGCACACTCAAAAAAAACAAACTACCAATACGTACCAACCCACTAAAACCCATTACTCTGGATAACATCTTCACCATTCTCATTCTTATCAAACGCATTGGAACCATTCTCAGTTAAATCAATCTGCGCCGTATTGCATACGGCATAACAGGGTATTATTGTGGCTTAGTCGATTTACCCCTGACTTGCCAACGTTTTACAACGAAAGGCGGGAGAGAACAACACTATGCTCAACCCTACACGCGCGAATAGCACGCTAACAAAGACTTCATGGTTAAAACGCTTTAGCTTCACTTGCTGTTGTTTTCTCACACTTTCAGCTTGCGATTCCACTAAAGAGCCTACTCGCCCGGCCAATAACGGCGTATTAACCCCTACCGTGCAACCGATAGCGATCGCCGCGAAAACGCCTTCATCCTACATCGAACAAGGCGATTTAACGGCAATAGCAACTCACAACACCCTGCGAATATTAGTGCCTCGCTGGGAAGATACTGGGCTGCCTCGAGCAGGCTTACCTTCACACGGCTTTAGAGAGCTGGCCGAAGGCTTTGCCGCATCACAAGGCCTAAGCGTGCGGTGGATACTCAGCGATAATCATACACAGTTAATTGAACAACTCGAAAAAGGCGAAGGTGATTTAATCGTCGCGCACCTCACCCAAACCCCGGCACGCGAAACACGCCTTGCATTTAGCGTTCCCATCTCCAGTGCGCACGAACAAATTATTGGGCCAGCCGAGCAACGCTTTTCTCAACCCGCACACTTGGCCAACAAACATATTGCCGTGGGTGCTGGCTCCTCTTTCGTTGCGTCTTTATCTCACTACGTAACCCAACACCCCGACCTAAATCTCACCATTAGTGAACACCCTAATGGTGACCCCGAATTCTATGTAGACGACATCCAAAGCGGCCGTATAGATGCAACCGTCATGGATAACAACGTCGCCGAGTCGCTTAGCCAACTACGCGACGATTTTAGCGTGGGCCTCACCATTACACCCACACGCCCTATCGCATGGGCTGTACGCAAAAATAACCCTCAATTGTTAGCCAAGCTCAATACGTACCTCACCGAAGCACGCATTACGCACAATAGAGACAGTCGGTTTACGGGTGACTTTAACGCTATTAAAGCACGTAAAACCCTACGCATGATTACCCGCAATAGCCCAGCCTCCTATTTTGTCTGGCGCGGTGAGCTAATGGGCTACGAATACCAATTAATGAAAAAATTTGCCGAACGCCAAGGCTTACGTTTAGAAGTTGAAGTTGCACCGCCTGGCACAAGCATGATCGACATGCTTAAAAATGGACAAGGCGACGTTATTGCCGCGAGCAGTACCATTACCGACGCCCGGGAAGCACAAGGCATTGCATACAGCCGCCACTATCATCTCATCCACGAACAGCTCATCACCCATACCAATGCGCCGCCACTGGATTCACTCGATGCACTAAACGGCCGAACACTCACTATTCGCCCCGACCATGCCTTCTGGTCAACCGCCTCCGCACTATTAAATGAAGGGTATAAATTTACACTAAAGGCCGCCGACCTCACTCAAACCTCTACCGATTTAATTACCGCTGTCGCGCTAGGCGAACTTGATGCAACCATCTCAGATAGCCATCTGGTATCCATAGAACATAAGTTTAACGAAACCCTTCAGCCAGGTTTAATGCTAGAGCCCGAGCGCTCGCTTGGCTGGGCCGTTCGCGACAATAACCCCGAATTGTTAACGGCACTCAATCGGTATATAGATTTACATTACAGAGGTACTTTTTTTAACGTTACCTATAACAAATACTTTCGCAATGAAAAGCGCATTGATAAATACCAAGGACAACGCTTAACCGATTCCTCACAGCTTTCACCTTTCGACAACCTCATCAAACCGCTCGCAGAGCAATACCACTTTGATTGGCGCCTGCTAGTTGCCCAAATGTACCAAGAAAGTAAATTCAACCCGCAAGCCGAGTCCTTTGCGGGTGCGCTAGGCTTATTTCAAGTTATGCCGCGTACGGCAAAGGAATTGGAAGTGCCATTACCCTTTACACCCGAAAGCGGTATTTACGCCGGTATACGCTACCTAGATTGGGCACGCGACCGCTTTGAACCCACCCTGCCACTGGAAGAACGGCTTTGGTTCACCCTAGCCGCTTACAACGCAGGCTTTGGCCACGTTAACGATGCACGTCGGTTAGCGCGACAGCAGGGGCTTGACGGCGATCGCTGGTTTGGGCACGTAGAACACGCCATGCTCATGCTATCCAAACGCCAGTTTTATACAAAAGCACGGTTCGGTTACGTGCGCGGCACAGAGCCCGTCAATTACGTTCGGCAAATTCGCAACCGCTACTATGCGTACTTAAAACTCTAAGAGTAGGGCAATAGCGCGCATACGCTTCAAAGGCCTTTAATCAGCGTTAATATCACTGTAATGTTAATTGTCTTAGCACTCTATACTTAGCCTAGTGATTAACCTAGTTATCAGCCGTTGCAATCAACACTTACAATGAACACATCATTGAAAAAGGAAAGACTTTGCCAGCCAATAACGAAATCTTTATAAGCTATGCGCATACCGATAACGAAAACCCCATCGGGGCTGGCTGGGTGGAGCAGTTCCACAAAACGCTTAAATTACGCATTAAGCAAATATTGGGAGCAAGACAGCCAGACGATATGCCCGACATATGGCGCGACAAAGAACTACAGGGCAACGATGAATTGTCCGATATTCTGGTCGACAAAATTAACCACGTTGATTTACTCGTTTCAATATTATCCCCTAGCTATATCAATTCAGACTCGTGCCTAAAAGAGCTCAATACCTTTTCCGCTATAGCGGCACAAAATGGCGGCCTAACCGTCGATAACAAAGCACGAATATTTAAAGTTATCAAAACCCCTGTAGAACTCGAGCAGCAACCAGCACCGGTGCGCGGGCAACTCGGCTACCCCTTCTTTTATTTCGACGAAGATGAAGAGATTACTCGCGAATACACCCTTATGCCGGGCGACAAACATACCGCGCAAGCGCTGCAAGAAATTAACGATTTAGCCCACAATATTATTAAAACACTGCGTACATGGCGTGAGCACAAACCGGGTGCTGCCGTAGGGCGTAATGTAAACAACGAACCTAGCCCCCTAAAACCCGCCGCCAACGAGCCAGCCTCTACTACGGCTAAAACAATCTACCTCGCCGAAACCTCCTACGACTTAGACGATCACTACAAAGCCATGCGACGCGAACTCGAAAGTCGTGGTCACCGTGTTTTGCCGGAAGGTGAGCTACCCATTCGTAACCCCGACCATTTCAACGAACACGTGAATAACGCCCTCAACCAAGCCGACCTTGCCATACATATGATTGGCGCTAACCGTTCCGCGTGCGTCGCGGGAGGAAGCCAAGACATTGTTGAACGACAAAACACCCTCGCATCAGAGCACCTCACGTTAAAACGAATTATTTGGCTACCCTCGCATCAAACGGTTACCGATGAGGCCCAGCAGGCGTTTATTCACCAATTGCAATTTGACCCTGACGTACAAAAAAATGCCGACGTATTAAGGCAATCATTGCAAGACTTAATGACCAGCGCCCACGATACACTTGCCCGTAAGCCCGACATAACACCTACGGCAAAACATCACGATAACCGCACCGTTATTTATGTCGCTTACGCACAAGAAGATTACGACTACGCTCAACCGCTCATAACCGCACTCTTTAAAGACGGTTACGATGTGCTCGAACCCCTATTCGACAGCGGCATTTCAGATGAACAATTCTTAGAGCTACACAAACGCAATGCCTGCAACTGCGACGCCCTCATTCTGTACCACAATGCAGCCGGCATTTTTTGGCTACACACCCAAAATAGTGATTTCCAGCGTCTAGAGACCGAACGTCAAGATCGCCCACTTAAAGCAAAGGCGATTTTTCTCGGGCCCAACTCTGCCGCACGGCAACACCCGCTCCGCACCCACAACTTGGTTATTGATGGCAGCAATGCATTTACCGCTTCCCAACTTTCACCCTTCCTTTCATTGTTAACGGAAACGCCTAAGTGACTGACGCGCCAACGCCTCTATTCAACCCATACCCTGGCCTTCGCCCTTTTGGCAGCAACGAATCCCACCTATTTTTCGGCCGCGATACGCAACGCACAGCCTTACTAAGACGCCTGCGCATGACACGCTTTCTTGCCGTTGTTGGCTCTTCTGGAAGCGGCAAATCATCTCTGGTCAAAGCAGGCCTATTGCCAGGCTTACACGGCGGGTTTATGTCCGGCCACGGCAGCCAGTGGCGCATTGTAGACACTCGCCCCGGCGGCAATCCCATTGTTCGGCTCGCCACCGCCCTCGACTCGCCCGGCGCACTGTCCGATTCAGGTTTTCCACAAGAGGAGTTCAGTTTTACCGAAGCCACTCTAAGGCGCAGCTCGTTAGGCCTTATCGAAGCCGTTACCGAAGCACAGCTGGAACCGGGTGAACGCGTACTAATTCTCGTTGACCAATTTGAAGAAATATTTCGTTATATTGATGAAGGGAACGAATCCGATCGCGCGGCAAACGAAGCCTCAGCCTTCGTAAAATTATTACTCGAAGCTGCCGCGCAAGACGATGTTCCAATCTATATTGTGCTCACCATGCGCACCGATTACATTGGCGATTGCGCACGATTTAGAGGTTTACCCGAAGTCATTAACGAAGGCCAATATTTAGTTCCTCGCCTAACGCGAGAGCAATTACGCGAAGTGATTCTCGGCCCGACAAAATTAGCGGGTGCATCACTCTCTGCCGTGCTCCTCAATCACTTGCTCAACGATATCGACGATAGCGCCGATTACCTGCCCATTTTACAACACGCGCTCATGCGCACATGGGAATACTGGCAACAAAAAGGTGGCCAAAACTCACTCGATATAACCCATTATCAAGCCATCGGCGGCATGGCCAAGGCACTGTCGCTACACGCCAAGTCAAAATATAATTCACTCAGCAACGACGAAGCTAAACGCATTGCCTCATGCCTCTTTAAAAGTCTGACCGACCGAGGCGAAGGCGGCCAATTGGTTCGACGCTTAGTGTGCATTGACGAAATTGCACACATCGCCTGTGCCAGCGGTGAAGACGTCATCAGCGTGATTGACGTTTTTCGAGAAGCCAATACGTCTTTTATTATGCCGCCAAAGGAAGTTGCACTTACGCCCAGCACCATTATCGATATTTCCCATGAAAGCCTTATTCGCAATTGGAAAACGTTAAAAGATTGGACAAACGAAGAAGCCGAATCGGCGACAAGCTACAAGCGTATTTATCAAACCGCAGCGCTCTATCCAGAAAAAGAAGATCTTTTAAGTGGACGACGCTTAAAAGCGGCAAAGGAATGGTTTAAGCAACAACAACCCAACGCCAACTGGGCAAGACGATACGATAAAAGTAATTCCTGCTTTAATACCGCGATGACTTTCTTGTATGAAAGCCACACGGCCAACCAAATTCAAATAGAACGCGCAGAAGCTTCCCGACGAACAAAGCGTAAATTATTCTCGTTTATAGGCATGATAATACTCGCCATTACTTTAGCGGGTACGTTAAAGCTTGCGAACAATTTCGACGATATTCAGCAAGATATTCAATTACGCCATAATGCCGACAAAATCTTGCAGCAAAGTTATGCCACTTTGGTACAGCGGCTCAATGAAAAACAAGATTATTCAAAACGGGCCAGAAAGATCGATGTTGCAAGCTATGCCAACGATAGAGATGACGATTTCAAGTCCAAACTGGCTTCAGACTTTTTACAAGTCAAGCGCGCAGGATCGTCCTACTACACCGTAGCACTGTCCCAACGTAAAAGACTTAAAAACAACAATGAAATATCGTTGTATGAAAATGAAAAGCTACTGTTCACCATTTATCAAGATGTCGACAGCGCACAAGCCTATAGCAAGCTAACATCCTCCAATGCTCCCAGCAGTGGCAACCACAATTTTGACGAAGCCATTATCGAAATTGCCCACTCCCACATGAGGCGCAAACATCAGTCTATACAAACCTTTGTCGATTCCCTCTTCAACAACGAACAACAAACACAGATACTGAATTACTGGAATCGATGGGGCATTTTTCTACAAGGCTTTGGTCTTTTTCTACTCTTGCCTTTATATCGATGGTTTCAAATATACCGACAAAAACCTGCGCGCTTCCCTACTTTAGCGCGCTGTTATGCCGCGCTAATCGACATTGGTATCGGTGGTATATTCGGGTATATCGTGGGTATATCGGCCTTTATGTTTTTGAGTGTATTGGCGCCTTTTTACCCATGGTTAGCAAACGATATACCTTCCGCGTTCGGCGCGTTTATGGGTGTGCTGACAGGGCTTACCTACCTGTCATTTCGCGACGCAATGCACCTGCGTTATAGGCGCTCATTTGGCAAGATTGTTTTCGGGCTATGCCCGGTATTCAAAGGCCAACACCCTCTAACGGCTAAAGTGGCTTTTTTAAGAAATACGATGATTATCGCATTTGCAACGCTGGCACTAACTGTAGGAGGTATTTGCAGCGTGCTTAAGTCAGACGACCCCTTGACGGTGGCCATAATTGGGTTTTTCATCATCATGCTCGGATGGAGCATAACGTGGCTAATACTTGTCAGTACAGGGCGAAAACAATCATTGGGTGATCGCGTCGCTAACACTCAAGTGCTCGATACCTGTAGTGAGGAATTTAGTTGGCTAACGGCGCAAACTCGTCATTACTTTAGCCATGAAAATGACCTTAATATTCCTTTAAGTACACCCGTACTACGCGATCATTTTACCGCCCAGCCAACAACCTAAAAGCTAACGAATGAACCTTACAGTTTTCATTGGCCGTATCTAAACTTGCGGGTCAACGAGCCAAATTATTCATCCAAACACGCAAGCCAATGCGAATTCTTACCGGTATAAACTTCGCTGCATCCTCCACAAACATGAGCGCATAAATCGTTAAAAACGAAACACCACCAAAAAATACGGCAAAGGTATACAAAGGAATACCCACACCCCACATCACAATGGCATCGGTAATCAGGCAAAAACGATTATCACCCCCCGCCCGCAATACGCCCAATATGCGCACCATATTCAGCACTTTCACCCAAATAAGCATACAAAAAATCGCTAGCGTGTCCATTAATAGCGCGGCGGTTTCACTATCAAGCTCATCGAAAATACCCACCACCCACGCACGGCTCAGCCACAAAATACCACTCAAGGACACCACTAAACCAATGGTTAACTGATCAAAGAAACGGTGCAGTAACCACGCCTGATCACTCTTATCGCCGCCAAGCGCCCTACCAATCAGAACCGTCGACGCATTCGATAACCCCACAAACAAAGAAAAGAATAAACTCTCAATGGGCACAATAACCCCCATCACCGCTAGCGCTTCCGTTCCTGCGTAGCCCGTGAGTATGTGGTAGGCCGCGTTACCCAACCCCCAAATAATGTGATTAACCACCACGGGTAAAGAAAAATTAATAAATCGCGATAATTCAAAACGATTGAAGGCCGCCGCAAAATGACGAGGCATTAATGCAAAAGCGTGTTTCGTACGGTACAGCCACGTAATTGTGGCTATCAACTGCAACACTCTCGAAAATAATGTGGCCCACGCAGCGCCCTCTACACCCATCGCGGGAAAACCCCAGTGGCCAAAAATTAAGGCGTAGTTCAGCACCACATTCAATGCCGCCGCCAAGGCGCCCATTACCAGGGGTACCCCTGTATTCCCCAGTGCACGAAGGCCCGCCTCAAAAACGACAATAAGCTGTGCTAACAACAAAACAGGCGCGGTAATCGTCAAATAACGCGCCGTGAGTGCGGCAACCTCAGCATCGGGATTAATCAGCGGTACCCACCACTCACTAAAAAAGCCAAACGCTACAGTGAATGGAATCATCACAACCGCGCCGACCATTAACGTTAACGCTACCGTGCGCTGGCAGGCGAGAAAATCTTTCGCGCCGGTATATTGCGCCACCAAAATACTACAGCCCGCGCCAATGCCCGCCATCAAAACCAATAACAGAAAATGCAGCTTCGCCGCCAACCCGACAGCCGCCAACGCTGTTGGGCCAAGGCTACCCACCATCAGTACATCAGCCATGCCTAAGAAGGATTGCAGCATCATTTGTGCAGCGACGGGCAAAGCCAGCGTCATCACACTCACCCAAAGGAATTTATTCTGAAGTGGCGCGAACGATTGCTGACAATAGCGGCTCGCTTTTTTGAAGAGCTCTACGGGCATTACATCTACCGGAATAATTGAAAATACATTGTTGGAATTACGGTGCAGGGCTATCTTAAAGACTACCCTACACATCCAAAGTGGCGCACACTATAAAGACTGGCCTGCATGCTGGCTATGTTTTAACCTATCAACCCCATGTTCTAAACTATCATTTAGGCGATCTACAAATAAAGAGCACCATGCAAAGCCAAGAGTGGGAAGACCAACTGGAATTAGGCCCCGAATGCCACGAACGCTTTTTAAACAGCGATAACGTCCCAGAATTACCGGCACTGGGCATCGGCTTTGCGGGGGTCTCACAATTAAAAGGGCGCTATTGGGTAGGCCGTAAAGCCTCCGATTATCATACGCTGCTCTTCACCACAGAAGGTCGAGGAAAACTGTACACACCCTCCGGCGAGCAGGCTATCGAAGCGAACACGCTCACCTTACTGCCCTGCGGCAAGCCCTTCCTTTTTTCACTCGACGCCGAGCATTGGTCCACCGCATGGTTTTGCCTGGACGATAGCCCACACTGGCATCACCTAAATCAAGAACCCAGCGATGTCCATTACAGCGCGATCGCGGCGCCTATCTATTACCTGTTGTGTCAGCTGTATTACGAACCCAATGAAGCCATGCGTCAATCGCCTGTCAAACAACTGAGCCTTTATCTCAACCAAGCGCTCGGTACACCCACTGCCAGCCGTACGCATCTCGATCAAGCCAAACGGCTGGAAGGGCTGTTTAATGAGCTACAACAACAGCTTCACGTAGAATGGACCGTTGCGGATATGGCAAGCCGCATCCATTATTCGGCCCCACATCTGCACCGGCTCTGTCAACAGGAATACAATCAAAGCCCCATGCAACGCCTTATTAGCCTGCGTATGGACAGAGCACGACAACTGCTAACCGACACCAACTGGCCACTCGGCCAAATTGCCAACACTTTGGGCTATCAAGATGTGTTTAACTTTTCGAACCGGTTTAAAAAAGTCGTGGGCATTTCACCCACAGGCTATCGCCAGCAGCACCCGAAATCTTCGTAATACGGTGATATAATGACGGTTTTGCCAAGAGACAAATCCCATGCAAGTGTCTAAAGACAACGTAGTAAGCTTCCACTACACCCTAGGAGAAGCCGGTGGCCCGCCACTAGAATCCAACCACGACTCTGTACCTATGGCCTATCTTCACGGGCACGGCAACCTATTGGCCGGTTTGGAAGACGGTATGGAAGGCCTCTCCGTTGGAGAAACGAAAAAAGTCACCCTCTCTCCAGAACAAGCTTACGGTCCGCTTCGAGAAGACGCATCAAAGAAAGTACCCATTAAGCATTTGGCTGGAAAATATAAACGTTTACTTCCCGGTATGATCGTAAAAGTGAATACCGAAAAAGGTGTCATCAATGCCACTGTCATTAAGCCGGGATTAAAAATGGTCACAATAGACCTCAACCATCCGTTTGCCGGCAAGACATTAGAATTTGATGTGGAAATAAAAGATATTCGCGCTGCGACCGAAGAAGAAATTACACACAAACACGCCCATGGTGCAGGTGGGCACCACCACTAGAATCCATACAAAAACGTCATTTTGAAAAACAACACAGAATGACGTTTTCTGTGGCTACACACCTCGGCCAACACCGCACTACGGAAGAGTAACCGCCCTGCTCACTAGCCGGTGCACGCTGATACGACAACGATTAACCACCGCCCTCACCAGACAGCATCTGTTTTTTATTCCGAGGCAACACAAGTCGCATTAACTCCGTTCTCATTACAGAGAAAAATCCCCCCTGCAAACCCGCGTGTTTAGAATACCAGCGCGATAAATTAGCGATCGAACGCAATAACTCATCCAAGAATATCGCCCATAAAATGCCGAGTAAACCCAACTCAAAATAGAGCGTTAATAGGAACGCACTGGGTAACGCTATAATCCACGTAATAATACAGGACCTAAAGGTGATAACCCACGCATCACCAACCGCTTTAAGCGAACCCGTCACCACAATATTAATCGTTCGTGGTATTTCCGTTAGGAAATAAATCATAAATACCGTAGCCGCCATTTCTATTACATTGTCGTTTTCCGACAAGTAGCGAATAAGACTATCGGCATTCAACCAAAATAGAATCGAAAGAGCACCTATAATTAAGCAGCTAATTTTAACACTATGAGTGAGCTCTAAATGCGCTCGCCTCAGCTGTTTCGCCCCGTACAACTGCGCAACGATCATTTGCGTAGCAATCGAGAAAGAAATGCTCACAACCAAACAAATAGTAAAAATATTATTCGCGTAAACCCGCATCGTCACCTCTTCCACACCGACACGCGCAATCAATAAATTAAGAATAAAAGCGTAAACGTGATAAGACAGAGGTTCAATCGAAGACGGGATGGCAATGTTTGCTATTGGCCGCCACATTGACCGCATGGAATCTAACGACGGAAAATCATATAACCGAATACCAAATTTGTATCTAACAACAATCGCCAAAAATGCCAATGATACAAATGCTGCAATTACACTAGAAATCGCCACACCCGTAACACCCATTTTGGGAAAACCAAACAAACCGAACA is a genomic window of Teredinibacter purpureus containing:
- a CDS encoding nSTAND1 domain-containing NTPase, coding for MTDAPTPLFNPYPGLRPFGSNESHLFFGRDTQRTALLRRLRMTRFLAVVGSSGSGKSSLVKAGLLPGLHGGFMSGHGSQWRIVDTRPGGNPIVRLATALDSPGALSDSGFPQEEFSFTEATLRRSSLGLIEAVTEAQLEPGERVLILVDQFEEIFRYIDEGNESDRAANEASAFVKLLLEAAAQDDVPIYIVLTMRTDYIGDCARFRGLPEVINEGQYLVPRLTREQLREVILGPTKLAGASLSAVLLNHLLNDIDDSADYLPILQHALMRTWEYWQQKGGQNSLDITHYQAIGGMAKALSLHAKSKYNSLSNDEAKRIASCLFKSLTDRGEGGQLVRRLVCIDEIAHIACASGEDVISVIDVFREANTSFIMPPKEVALTPSTIIDISHESLIRNWKTLKDWTNEEAESATSYKRIYQTAALYPEKEDLLSGRRLKAAKEWFKQQQPNANWARRYDKSNSCFNTAMTFLYESHTANQIQIERAEASRRTKRKLFSFIGMIILAITLAGTLKLANNFDDIQQDIQLRHNADKILQQSYATLVQRLNEKQDYSKRARKIDVASYANDRDDDFKSKLASDFLQVKRAGSSYYTVALSQRKRLKNNNEISLYENEKLLFTIYQDVDSAQAYSKLTSSNAPSSGNHNFDEAIIEIAHSHMRRKHQSIQTFVDSLFNNEQQTQILNYWNRWGIFLQGFGLFLLLPLYRWFQIYRQKPARFPTLARCYAALIDIGIGGIFGYIVGISAFMFLSVLAPFYPWLANDIPSAFGAFMGVLTGLTYLSFRDAMHLRYRRSFGKIVFGLCPVFKGQHPLTAKVAFLRNTMIIAFATLALTVGGICSVLKSDDPLTVAIIGFFIIMLGWSITWLILVSTGRKQSLGDRVANTQVLDTCSEEFSWLTAQTRHYFSHENDLNIPLSTPVLRDHFTAQPTT
- a CDS encoding helix-turn-helix transcriptional regulator, translated to MQSQEWEDQLELGPECHERFLNSDNVPELPALGIGFAGVSQLKGRYWVGRKASDYHTLLFTTEGRGKLYTPSGEQAIEANTLTLLPCGKPFLFSLDAEHWSTAWFCLDDSPHWHHLNQEPSDVHYSAIAAPIYYLLCQLYYEPNEAMRQSPVKQLSLYLNQALGTPTASRTHLDQAKRLEGLFNELQQQLHVEWTVADMASRIHYSAPHLHRLCQQEYNQSPMQRLISLRMDRARQLLTDTNWPLGQIANTLGYQDVFNFSNRFKKVVGISPTGYRQQHPKSS
- a CDS encoding MATE family efflux transporter — protein: MPVELFKKASRYCQQSFAPLQNKFLWVSVMTLALPVAAQMMLQSFLGMADVLMVGSLGPTALAAVGLAAKLHFLLLVLMAGIGAGCSILVAQYTGAKDFLACQRTVALTLMVGAVVMIPFTVAFGFFSEWWVPLINPDAEVAALTARYLTITAPVLLLAQLIVVFEAGLRALGNTGVPLVMGALAAALNVVLNYALIFGHWGFPAMGVEGAAWATLFSRVLQLIATITWLYRTKHAFALMPRHFAAAFNRFELSRFINFSLPVVVNHIIWGLGNAAYHILTGYAGTEALAVMGVIVPIESLFFSLFVGLSNASTVLIGRALGGDKSDQAWLLHRFFDQLTIGLVVSLSGILWLSRAWVVGIFDELDSETAALLMDTLAIFCMLIWVKVLNMVRILGVLRAGGDNRFCLITDAIVMWGVGIPLYTFAVFFGGVSFLTIYALMFVEDAAKFIPVRIRIGLRVWMNNLAR
- a CDS encoding MATE family efflux transporter — its product is MIDDAANEETKPQEQKSSVIEKGLKGLVPPMIFEWAILLSVPFADVFFLSRISDNSAAGVGMVTPYILGCFVVIEAICIACVSIAGQKMGKGESTVSRETLSFMLIVVTVVLALLATLLGSFSGSLVALMHLPQAVSVEAEQYLSIGAFILVGWGAAAAYKSVLNLYGHPKWNLAATSILTVVNISLNSIVVFGLFGFPKMGVTGVAISSVIAAFVSLAFLAIVVRYKFGIRLYDFPSLDSMRSMWRPIANIAIPSSIEPLSYHVYAFILNLLIARVGVEEVTMRVYANNIFTICLVVSISFSIATQMIVAQLYGAKQLRRAHLELTHSVKISCLIIGALSILFWLNADSLIRYLSENDNVIEMAATVFMIYFLTEIPRTINIVVTGSLKAVGDAWVITFRSCIITWIIALPSAFLLTLYFELGLLGILWAIFLDELLRSIANLSRWYSKHAGLQGGFFSVMRTELMRLVLPRNKKQMLSGEGGG
- a CDS encoding FKBP-type peptidyl-prolyl cis-trans isomerase, with translation MQVSKDNVVSFHYTLGEAGGPPLESNHDSVPMAYLHGHGNLLAGLEDGMEGLSVGETKKVTLSPEQAYGPLREDASKKVPIKHLAGKYKRLLPGMIVKVNTEKGVINATVIKPGLKMVTIDLNHPFAGKTLEFDVEIKDIRAATEEEITHKHAHGAGGHHH
- a CDS encoding MltF family protein is translated as MLNPTRANSTLTKTSWLKRFSFTCCCFLTLSACDSTKEPTRPANNGVLTPTVQPIAIAAKTPSSYIEQGDLTAIATHNTLRILVPRWEDTGLPRAGLPSHGFRELAEGFAASQGLSVRWILSDNHTQLIEQLEKGEGDLIVAHLTQTPARETRLAFSVPISSAHEQIIGPAEQRFSQPAHLANKHIAVGAGSSFVASLSHYVTQHPDLNLTISEHPNGDPEFYVDDIQSGRIDATVMDNNVAESLSQLRDDFSVGLTITPTRPIAWAVRKNNPQLLAKLNTYLTEARITHNRDSRFTGDFNAIKARKTLRMITRNSPASYFVWRGELMGYEYQLMKKFAERQGLRLEVEVAPPGTSMIDMLKNGQGDVIAASSTITDAREAQGIAYSRHYHLIHEQLITHTNAPPLDSLDALNGRTLTIRPDHAFWSTASALLNEGYKFTLKAADLTQTSTDLITAVALGELDATISDSHLVSIEHKFNETLQPGLMLEPERSLGWAVRDNNPELLTALNRYIDLHYRGTFFNVTYNKYFRNEKRIDKYQGQRLTDSSQLSPFDNLIKPLAEQYHFDWRLLVAQMYQESKFNPQAESFAGALGLFQVMPRTAKELEVPLPFTPESGIYAGIRYLDWARDRFEPTLPLEERLWFTLAAYNAGFGHVNDARRLARQQGLDGDRWFGHVEHAMLMLSKRQFYTKARFGYVRGTEPVNYVRQIRNRYYAYLKL
- a CDS encoding polysaccharide deacetylase family protein yields the protein MRMVKMLSRVMGFSGLVRIGSLFFLSVLSGSAFSLVVLQYHHVSTETPSSTSISPALFAEHLQFLENEKFSVISIETLPALLDEARKTGAHLPDKTAIITFDDGYGSIYEHAWPLLKKRGWPAAVFVNSQPHDVKNPRYMSWAQLREMSKGGVTIANHSDSHPHFLRRREGESLSGWQQRREAEIAFAQKRIQKEIGRAVKMYAHTYGEYDEALLKHLSDKGYLAFGQQSGPLSLESHPQLLPRFPFGGVYGGDDLAAKLYSLPFPKLTAMVQDSQGRLLVNPELPLGEHQPVLTLSSPILRFSKQAQCFASGQGAMAVQLKGSSLVARPAGPLPVGRSRYNCTVHAGGGRFYWYSHVFIRRLNSGAWYQEY
- a CDS encoding toll/interleukin-1 receptor domain-containing protein; protein product: MPANNEIFISYAHTDNENPIGAGWVEQFHKTLKLRIKQILGARQPDDMPDIWRDKELQGNDELSDILVDKINHVDLLVSILSPSYINSDSCLKELNTFSAIAAQNGGLTVDNKARIFKVIKTPVELEQQPAPVRGQLGYPFFYFDEDEEITREYTLMPGDKHTAQALQEINDLAHNIIKTLRTWREHKPGAAVGRNVNNEPSPLKPAANEPASTTAKTIYLAETSYDLDDHYKAMRRELESRGHRVLPEGELPIRNPDHFNEHVNNALNQADLAIHMIGANRSACVAGGSQDIVERQNTLASEHLTLKRIIWLPSHQTVTDEAQQAFIHQLQFDPDVQKNADVLRQSLQDLMTSAHDTLARKPDITPTAKHHDNRTVIYVAYAQEDYDYAQPLITALFKDGYDVLEPLFDSGISDEQFLELHKRNACNCDALILYHNAAGIFWLHTQNSDFQRLETERQDRPLKAKAIFLGPNSAARQHPLRTHNLVIDGSNAFTASQLSPFLSLLTETPK